The Echeneis naucrates chromosome 8, fEcheNa1.1, whole genome shotgun sequence genome has a window encoding:
- the thoc6 gene encoding THO complex subunit 6 homolog: MGPVELLHMSVFSQSFSPCGRFLAAGNNYGEIALFSLSAALSPDATRLSQKPVLTFTAHEGPIFSLVSSDCHLLSAGNGEISAWSWTELIKKNIKPLWTKRPNYKSSLEIPEINSMVLNNRDNSLVIGGGDNNVHILDLEHGIFKAVLQGHSDYVHCVSLRDREADILSGGEDGAVRIWDSRTGQTVHCIEVHKYETCARPQFGKWISCLTTESDWMLCGGGPSLSLWHLRSLSPTSTFPLSGCQRQAAFYQDMILAVGEGPNVSHCLLGGGVKAQIPCSSQSLNTLQLNMNSTEHRVLTVGGSSDHIDVFTNLSYRAFSLSF; this comes from the exons ATGGGTCCAGTTGAG ctgctccacatGTCCGTCTTCTCTCAGAGTTTCTCTCCTTGTGGTCGATTCCTGGCAGCAGGAAACAACTATGGTGAGATCGCTCTGTTCag TCTGTCAGCGGCTCTGAGTCCAGACGCCACGAGACTGAGTCAGAAACCGGTTCTGACGTTCACCG CTCATGAAGGTCCCATCTTTTCTCTGGTGTCCAGTGACTGTCACCTGCTGAGTGCAGGCAATGGGGAGATCAGCGCCTGGAGCTGGACTGAGCTAATCAAGAAG aACATCAAACCTCTCTGGACAAAAAGACCCAACTACAA ATCCAGTCTGGAGATCCCAGAGATCAACTCCATGGTCCTCAACAACAGA gACAACAGTCTGGTCATTGGTGGAGGAGACAACAACGTCCACATCTTGGACCTGGAGCATGGCATCTTTAAG GCGGTCCTGCAGGGACACTCAGACTATGTCCATTGTGTGAGCCTGAGGGACAGGGAGGCAGACATCCTGTCAGGGGGGGAAGACGGAGCTGTGAGGATCTGGG ACAGCAGGACGGGTCAGACAGTCCACTGCATCGAGGTCCACAAGTATGAG ACCTGTGCACGGCCTCAGTTTGGGAAATGGATCAGCTGTTTGACCACAGAGTCTGATTGGATg CTGTGTGGTGGGGgtccgtctctgtctctgtggcacCTCCGCTCTCTGTCCCCCACGTCCACCTTCCCTCTGAGTGGCTGCCAGCGACAGGCTGCCTTCTACCAGGACATG ATTCTGGCGGTTGGCGAAGGTCCAAACGTGTCTCATTGTCTCCTGGGAGGGGGGGTCAAAGCTCAGATCCCCTGCTCCTCACAGAGCCTCAACACGCTACAGCTCAACATGAACAGCACCGAACACCGT GTGCTGACGGTTGGAGGCAGCAGCGACCACATTGATGTCTTTACCAACCTGTCGTATCGAGCTTTCTCCCTCAGCTTCTGA